One Osmerus eperlanus chromosome 23, fOsmEpe2.1, whole genome shotgun sequence DNA segment encodes these proteins:
- the LOC134009866 gene encoding alpha-protein kinase 1-like has protein sequence MIYSPDALQIKYSRVTGLWTAHETYAYIGESIGKTGQQRTALWVQSLHQEERLGSYVAKEYLKPKEIQFHLNDVERQMTAQYYVTQFNKTLYNHKVTAQIFFIPSEVLLILEEDEIIGCVTMEPYLQGDFVKLTNNTGKVVKRLKATEYGIAFGHFTYLYSNNQEIVVDLQGWVTANGKGLTYLTDPQIHSLKTPKGASNFGKRGLQYFLEEQHGPECNNICKLLKLAPMAPM, from the exons aTGATATACTCTCCAGATGCTCTGCAAATAAAGTATTCTAGAGTCACTGGACTGTGGACAGCCCATGAGACATATGCCTACATTGGAGAGTCAATCGGGAAAACTGGCCAGCAGAGAACAGCATTATGGGTGCAGTCTCTTCACCAAGAAGAAAGACTCGGAAG CTATGTGGCAAAGGAGTACCTTAAACCCAAAGAGATCCAGTTCCACCTAAATGATGTGGAGAGACAGATGACTGCTCAGTACTATGTGACACAGTTTAACAAGACGCTCTACAACCACAAAGTCACAGCGCAAATCTTCTTTATTCCCTCAGAAGTGCTGCTG aTACTGGAGGAGGATGAAATTATAGGCTGTGTGACAATGGAACCCTACCTGCAAGGGGATTTTGTTAAACTCACCAATAATACTGGCAAAGTGGTCAAGAGGCTCAAAGCAACAGAATATGGAATAGCATTTGGACATTTCACCTACCTGTATTCTAACAACCAAGAGATTGTGGTGGACTTAcaag GGTGGGTAACAGCTAATGGTAAGGGACTGACATACCTCACAGATCCCCAAATCCACTCTCTCAAGACCCCCAAGGGTGCCAGTAACTTTGGAAAGAGAGGACTCCAGTATTTCCTAGAGGAGCAACATGGACCAGAATGCAATAATATTTGCAAACTTCTCAAACTAGCTCCAATGGCTCCTATGTAA